A part of Aegilops tauschii subsp. strangulata cultivar AL8/78 chromosome 2, Aet v6.0, whole genome shotgun sequence genomic DNA contains:
- the LOC109754340 gene encoding uncharacterized protein isoform X2: MAAPRPPRFPSAAGVARAISSMQDTLLDAAFKGDLPLLKRVVWVLDNGKGRPREAVEAARADGGMSALLIAAANEQLEVCSYLAGELRVDVDAADDKGRTPLFYAVMSEKIAVVKCLLDHGADPDKADEAGLTPLHAAAGIGDCEMIKLLLAKGAYVDPIAEEIGTPLHLATKEQQVGAMKTLLEHNADCNKTYMSYGLYPMTPLFQAVNVSSLQCVKLLLEAGAVINPDCIETVSLDSAMGNDSSTECLNFLLKAGAKRNASSDAAVRASARGRVAGTARRSGRGRGGDQGPRQQQEQHVARGEEVEDEHATKREIAKLKSSAIKAIESKDYFSATMWYTKAIEHDPNDATLFSNRSLCLLRMGDGQRALLDALDCRGMRPDWPKAYYRQGAALMSLKDYTNACAVLLDGFKLDPENAEMESALREAMESLKISKGGTKAT; this comes from the exons ATGGCGGCGCCGCGGCCACCTCGCTTCCCCTCGGCCGCCGGTG TCGCGAGAGCCATCTCTTCGATGCAGGACACGCTCCTCGACGCGGCCTTCAAAGGCGACCTCCCTCTCCTCAAGA GGGTGGTGTGGGTGCTGGATAACGGCAAGGGCCGCCCCCGggaggcggtggaggcggcgagGGCCGACGGCGGCATGTCGGCGCTGCTGATCGCCGCGGCCAACGAGCAGCTGGAGGTCTGCAGCTACCTGGCCGGGGAGCTGCGCGTCGACGTCGATGCTGCCGATGATAAGG GTAGAACACCTCTTTTTTATGCGGTGATGAGTGAAAAGATTGCTGTTGTCAAGTGTCTTCTTGATCATGGTGCTGATCCAGACAAAGCTGATGAGGCCGGGCTAACTCCTCTACATGCTGCTGCTGGAATAG GAGATTGTGAAATGATAAAACTGTTGCTTGCAAAGGGAGCTTATGTTGATCCGATAGCTGAGGAGATTGGGACACCACTGCATCTTGCTACTAAGGAACAACAAGTTGGTGCTATGAAGACTTTATTGGAGCATAATGCAGAT TGCAACAAGACGTACATGAGCTATGGACTGTATCCTATGACACCCCTCTTTCAGGCTGTAAATGTATCATCACTACAATGCGTGAAGCTCCTGCTTGAG GCTGGCGCTGTTATCAACCCAGATTGTATCGAAACTGTTTCACTTGATTCTGCAATGGGAAATGACAGCTCAACAGAGTGCTTAAATTTCTTACTGAAGGCCGGTGCCAAGCGTAATGCCTCTAGTGAT GCTGCTGTCCGCGCCAGCGCCAGAGGACGAGTCGCTGGCACCGCCCGGCGATCCGGCAGAGGACGAGGAGGTGACCAGGGGCCGCGACAACAACAGGAGCAGCACGTTGCCCGTGGGGAAGAGGTCGAG GATGAACATGCGACTAAAAGGGAAATAGCAAAGTTGAAGTCATCTGCGATTAAAGCAATAGAGAGTAAAGATTATTTTTCTGCAACAATGTGGTACACTAAG GCAATAGAGCATGACCCTAATGATGCAACCTTGTTCTCAAACAGAAGCCTCTGCTTGCTTCGCATGGGTGACGGACAGAGGGCTTTGCTGGACGCTCTTGATTGCAGAGGAATGCGGCCTGACTGGCCAAAGGCCTACTACCGGCAGGGTGCAGCTTTGATGTCACTGAAG GACTAcaccaacgcgtgcgcggtgctTCTTGATGGATTCAAGTTGGACCCGGAGAATGCCGAGATGGAATCTGCATTACG GGAAGCTATGGAATCTTTGAAGATATCGAAAGgcggcaccaaggcaacatga
- the LOC109754340 gene encoding uncharacterized protein isoform X1, whose amino-acid sequence MAAPRPPRFPSAAGVARAISSMQDTLLDAAFKGDLPLLKRVVWVLDNGKGRPREAVEAARADGGMSALLIAAANEQLEVCSYLAGELRVDVDAADDKGRTPLFYAVMSEKIAVVKCLLDHGADPDKADEAGLTPLHAAAGIGDCEMIKLLLAKGAYVDPIAEEIGTPLHLATKEQQVGAMKTLLEHNADCNKTYMSYGLYPMTPLFQAVNVSSLQCVKLLLEAGAVINPDCIETVSLDSAMGNDSSTECLNFLLKAGAKRNASSDAAVRASARGRVAGTARRSGRGRGGDQGPRQQQEQHVARGEEVEVKVNPKDEHATKREIAKLKSSAIKAIESKDYFSATMWYTKAIEHDPNDATLFSNRSLCLLRMGDGQRALLDALDCRGMRPDWPKAYYRQGAALMSLKDYTNACAVLLDGFKLDPENAEMESALREAMESLKISKGGTKAT is encoded by the exons ATGGCGGCGCCGCGGCCACCTCGCTTCCCCTCGGCCGCCGGTG TCGCGAGAGCCATCTCTTCGATGCAGGACACGCTCCTCGACGCGGCCTTCAAAGGCGACCTCCCTCTCCTCAAGA GGGTGGTGTGGGTGCTGGATAACGGCAAGGGCCGCCCCCGggaggcggtggaggcggcgagGGCCGACGGCGGCATGTCGGCGCTGCTGATCGCCGCGGCCAACGAGCAGCTGGAGGTCTGCAGCTACCTGGCCGGGGAGCTGCGCGTCGACGTCGATGCTGCCGATGATAAGG GTAGAACACCTCTTTTTTATGCGGTGATGAGTGAAAAGATTGCTGTTGTCAAGTGTCTTCTTGATCATGGTGCTGATCCAGACAAAGCTGATGAGGCCGGGCTAACTCCTCTACATGCTGCTGCTGGAATAG GAGATTGTGAAATGATAAAACTGTTGCTTGCAAAGGGAGCTTATGTTGATCCGATAGCTGAGGAGATTGGGACACCACTGCATCTTGCTACTAAGGAACAACAAGTTGGTGCTATGAAGACTTTATTGGAGCATAATGCAGAT TGCAACAAGACGTACATGAGCTATGGACTGTATCCTATGACACCCCTCTTTCAGGCTGTAAATGTATCATCACTACAATGCGTGAAGCTCCTGCTTGAG GCTGGCGCTGTTATCAACCCAGATTGTATCGAAACTGTTTCACTTGATTCTGCAATGGGAAATGACAGCTCAACAGAGTGCTTAAATTTCTTACTGAAGGCCGGTGCCAAGCGTAATGCCTCTAGTGAT GCTGCTGTCCGCGCCAGCGCCAGAGGACGAGTCGCTGGCACCGCCCGGCGATCCGGCAGAGGACGAGGAGGTGACCAGGGGCCGCGACAACAACAGGAGCAGCACGTTGCCCGTGGGGAAGAGGTCGAGGTCAAAGTCAATCCTAAG GATGAACATGCGACTAAAAGGGAAATAGCAAAGTTGAAGTCATCTGCGATTAAAGCAATAGAGAGTAAAGATTATTTTTCTGCAACAATGTGGTACACTAAG GCAATAGAGCATGACCCTAATGATGCAACCTTGTTCTCAAACAGAAGCCTCTGCTTGCTTCGCATGGGTGACGGACAGAGGGCTTTGCTGGACGCTCTTGATTGCAGAGGAATGCGGCCTGACTGGCCAAAGGCCTACTACCGGCAGGGTGCAGCTTTGATGTCACTGAAG GACTAcaccaacgcgtgcgcggtgctTCTTGATGGATTCAAGTTGGACCCGGAGAATGCCGAGATGGAATCTGCATTACG GGAAGCTATGGAATCTTTGAAGATATCGAAAGgcggcaccaaggcaacatga